A portion of the Chondrinema litorale genome contains these proteins:
- a CDS encoding RtcB family protein translates to MKITGKTLVDLGYKPGKWFKEAIAQANAQQLSRTALTGYLDKVAPVIIDPHQASLPFFKNIRAEHEEEKNNVQSVFKTMKALMKTPTVVKGAVMPDACPTGAVGQIPVGGVVATKDAIHPNMHSADICCSVMVTSLGFIDPKKVLNAAQQVTHFGGGGRTDLFPFPKELEEQIAANYFFQDTGSMILAKTHLGTQGDGNHFLFVGKSKKTGETMMVTHHGSRGFGANLFKKGMKIAEAFRKELSPKTLKGNAWIPYSEQIGKNYWEALQLVRAWTKLNHETIHNATCEMLKVEPQLRFWNEHNFVFKEGDMFYHAKGATPLDDKFVPDSYEGLRLIPLNMSEPVLIVKGQTTESNLGFAPHGAGRNVTRSQHKRNNAARTVEEIFQTETAGLDVRFFSNKIDISELPSAYKSAKNVQQQMKEFGLGEVVDEILPYGCIMAGDWKTDPPWLKKKKAA, encoded by the coding sequence ATGAAAATTACAGGAAAAACTTTAGTCGACTTAGGTTACAAACCGGGAAAATGGTTTAAAGAGGCTATTGCACAGGCAAATGCACAACAATTATCTCGAACAGCACTTACTGGCTATTTAGATAAAGTAGCTCCTGTAATAATAGATCCACATCAGGCAAGTCTCCCTTTCTTTAAAAATATTCGTGCAGAACATGAGGAGGAAAAGAACAATGTTCAATCGGTTTTTAAAACCATGAAAGCGCTCATGAAAACTCCGACTGTGGTAAAAGGAGCTGTAATGCCAGATGCTTGCCCGACTGGTGCCGTAGGACAAATACCTGTTGGTGGTGTGGTAGCGACAAAAGATGCTATTCACCCAAATATGCATAGTGCAGATATTTGTTGCTCGGTAATGGTGACTTCTTTGGGTTTTATCGATCCTAAAAAAGTATTGAATGCCGCACAGCAGGTAACTCACTTTGGTGGTGGTGGTCGAACAGATTTATTTCCTTTTCCAAAAGAATTAGAAGAGCAGATTGCTGCAAACTATTTCTTTCAGGATACTGGAAGCATGATACTAGCAAAAACTCATTTGGGAACTCAAGGTGATGGAAACCATTTTCTTTTTGTAGGGAAATCGAAAAAAACAGGTGAAACGATGATGGTAACACATCATGGAAGCCGTGGTTTTGGTGCTAACCTTTTTAAAAAAGGGATGAAAATCGCTGAAGCTTTCAGAAAAGAACTTTCGCCTAAAACTTTAAAAGGCAATGCGTGGATTCCGTACTCCGAACAAATTGGTAAAAACTACTGGGAGGCTTTGCAACTAGTTCGTGCTTGGACAAAATTGAATCACGAAACCATCCATAACGCGACTTGTGAAATGCTAAAAGTTGAGCCACAATTGCGTTTTTGGAACGAGCATAACTTTGTTTTTAAAGAGGGTGATATGTTTTACCATGCCAAAGGAGCAACTCCGCTTGACGATAAATTTGTGCCAGACTCTTACGAAGGATTGCGATTAATTCCTTTGAATATGAGTGAGCCTGTACTAATTGTAAAAGGACAAACTACTGAGAGCAACCTCGGTTTTGCACCTCATGGAGCTGGACGAAATGTTACTCGTTCTCAGCATAAGCGAAACAATGCGGCTCGTACCGTAGAAGAGATTTTCCAAACAGAAACTGCTGGGTTAGATGTGCGTTTCTTCTCTAATAAAATCGATATTTCTGAATTGCCTTCTGCTTATAAAAGTGCTAAAAATGTACAGCAACAGATGAAGGAATTCGGTTTAGGTGAAGTGGTAGACGAAATTCTACCTTACGGATGTATAATGGCTGGCGATTGGAAAACTGATCCACCTTGGCTGAAAAAGAAAAAAGCCGCTTAA
- a CDS encoding DUF6326 family protein, giving the protein MERQILEDYKINVKLKLSALWVSLIFCYIYGDYFELYVPQKVSGLLSGENMLDTPSKLFIATLVLVIPSLMICLSILLKSAISRWLNIIFGLVFTLMMLFIAINSISSWYSFYVFLAFTESIITAYIVWLAWNWPLSKTS; this is encoded by the coding sequence ATGGAAAGACAAATTCTTGAAGATTATAAGATTAATGTGAAACTCAAATTATCTGCTTTATGGGTTTCTTTAATCTTTTGCTATATCTATGGAGATTATTTTGAATTGTATGTTCCCCAAAAAGTAAGTGGATTGCTGAGTGGTGAAAATATGCTAGATACACCCAGCAAATTATTTATAGCCACACTAGTTCTCGTAATTCCATCATTAATGATTTGCCTTTCTATACTTTTAAAGTCAGCAATATCGAGGTGGTTAAATATTATTTTTGGTTTAGTATTCACTTTAATGATGTTGTTCATTGCTATAAATTCCATATCCTCTTGGTATAGTTTCTATGTATTTCTGGCTTTTACAGAAAGTATCATTACCGCTTACATAGTTTGGCTCGCTTGGAACTGGCCACTTAGTAAAACATCTTGA
- a CDS encoding helix-turn-helix transcriptional regulator, which yields MKYYKFIEKFSQMTFYANTVKKLSEQLYAKEYLTTYIIRAKHLMDNHFGQELNLDAIAEEACLSKFHFIRMFKKYYGKTPNQYLREIRIRQAKSMLSEGIPVTAVCFTVGFNSLSTFSAFYKSYTGKTPSIQQKSNFK from the coding sequence TTGAAATACTATAAATTTATAGAAAAATTTAGCCAGATGACTTTCTATGCAAACACGGTAAAAAAGCTTAGTGAGCAATTATATGCAAAAGAATATCTCACTACATACATCATTAGAGCAAAACATTTAATGGATAATCATTTTGGGCAAGAGCTTAACTTAGATGCCATTGCTGAAGAAGCTTGTTTGTCTAAGTTTCATTTCATCAGGATGTTTAAAAAGTATTATGGCAAAACGCCTAATCAGTATTTGCGAGAAATAAGAATTAGGCAAGCTAAGAGCATGTTGAGTGAGGGCATTCCTGTTACCGCAGTTTGTTTTACGGTGGGATTCAATAGTCTTTCTACTTTTTCTGCTTTCTATAAAAGTTATACAGGTAAAACACCTTCGATTCAGCAAAAAAGCAATTTTAAATAA
- a CDS encoding VOC family protein, which translates to MKITLTSLMVDNQQKAIKFYTETLGFIKKTDIPMGEHSWITVVSPEAQDGVELVLEPLGFEPAKVFQKALYEAGIPATAFSVDNVDEEFERLSEAGVKFSMQPTVMGPTKLAVLDDTCGNNIQIFQII; encoded by the coding sequence ATGAAAATTACGCTAACAAGTTTAATGGTAGATAATCAGCAAAAAGCGATTAAGTTTTATACTGAAACGCTGGGTTTTATTAAGAAAACAGACATTCCAATGGGAGAGCATAGCTGGATTACTGTGGTTTCGCCCGAAGCACAAGATGGTGTAGAACTAGTATTAGAACCACTGGGTTTTGAGCCTGCTAAAGTTTTCCAGAAAGCTTTGTACGAAGCGGGTATACCTGCAACAGCCTTTTCTGTTGATAATGTAGATGAAGAATTTGAGCGATTAAGTGAAGCAGGTGTAAAATTTAGCATGCAACCTACAGTGATGGGCCCAACTAAATTGGCTGTGTTAGACGATACTTGTGGTAACAACATCCAGATTTTTCAAATCATATAG
- a CDS encoding DUF6952 family protein, which produces MRLPVIKHIHEFIKDHDQDYILEAVEVLEHITESEAIKDEELDVLGEMLSNMQGALEVRELMKQGKSEKEALNIFMKRVTGSIDR; this is translated from the coding sequence ATGAGGTTACCAGTAATTAAACATATCCACGAATTTATTAAAGATCACGATCAGGATTATATATTAGAAGCAGTAGAAGTGCTTGAGCATATTACTGAAAGTGAAGCAATTAAAGACGAAGAATTGGACGTGTTAGGAGAAATGCTTTCGAATATGCAGGGAGCTTTGGAAGTTCGTGAATTAATGAAGCAAGGGAAATCTGAAAAAGAAGCCTTAAATATCTTTATGAAAAGAGTCACAGGCTCAATAGACAGGTAA
- a CDS encoding thioredoxin family protein, with amino-acid sequence MFQELTDDTLNEVVKSNETVLVQFSAGWCGNCRIMKPKFKKMARENEAATFVIVDAEKFPNSRKLASVDNLPTFAAFKNGEFVKQVQTNKVESLKELVDEVTSN; translated from the coding sequence ATGTTCCAAGAATTAACAGATGATACCCTTAATGAAGTGGTAAAAAGCAATGAAACTGTTCTTGTACAGTTTTCAGCAGGATGGTGTGGCAACTGCCGTATTATGAAGCCAAAATTCAAAAAAATGGCTAGAGAAAACGAAGCCGCTACTTTTGTTATCGTTGATGCTGAAAAGTTTCCTAACTCTAGAAAACTTGCTTCGGTAGATAACTTACCAACGTTTGCTGCATTCAAGAATGGTGAATTTGTTAAGCAGGTACAAACTAATAAAGTAGAATCTTTAAAAGAATTAGTAGATGAGGTTACCAGTAATTAA
- a CDS encoding peroxiredoxin, producing the protein MAFTGKKFPNIDVAAMNEMGDTISVNIFKEAVENKKKVLLFWYPKDFTFVCPTELHAFQEALPEFEKRNTIVVGASCDTAEVHFAWLNTAKDNGGIEGVTYNLLADSNRNLSSILDILDVSEVIYDEELDAEIKVGDNVSYRATYLIDEEGTVFHEGINHMPLGRNVKEFIRLIDAYAHVQQHGEVCPANWEEGKQAMNANRDGVASYLSTH; encoded by the coding sequence ATGGCATTCACTGGAAAAAAATTCCCAAATATTGATGTTGCAGCTATGAACGAAATGGGTGATACCATTTCAGTAAATATTTTTAAAGAAGCAGTAGAAAACAAAAAGAAAGTTTTACTTTTCTGGTACCCAAAAGATTTCACTTTTGTTTGCCCTACTGAGTTACACGCTTTCCAGGAGGCTTTACCAGAATTTGAAAAAAGAAACACTATTGTAGTTGGAGCTTCTTGCGATACTGCTGAGGTTCACTTTGCATGGTTAAACACTGCAAAAGACAATGGTGGAATCGAAGGTGTAACTTACAACCTTCTTGCAGATAGCAACCGTAACCTTTCTTCTATATTAGACATCTTAGATGTTAGCGAAGTAATTTATGACGAAGAGTTAGATGCTGAAATCAAAGTTGGTGACAACGTATCTTACCGCGCTACTTACTTAATCGACGAGGAAGGTACAGTATTCCACGAAGGTATCAACCACATGCCTTTAGGAAGAAATGTAAAAGAATTTATTAGACTTATCGACGCTTACGCTCACGTACAGCAACATGGTGAAGTTTGCCCTGCAAACTGGGAAGAAGGAAAACAAGCTATGAACGCTAACAGAGACGGTGTTGCAAGTTATTTAAGTACTCACTAA
- a CDS encoding LysR substrate-binding domain-containing protein has product MNFQQLEYVLAVDQHKHFAQAAESCCVTQATLSAMIKKLEAELNMVLFDRSRQPVKTTEEGEQIIQLAKKILTNRNEMLTLNNQESQGLSGVIRLGIIPTIANSLLPIILPTLLKEYPGLHFNITEITTEELKHQIISQKIDIGILASPLGDDVLEENILYYEAMMVYGIQESNKKYISPTDIQNKKIWLLEEGNCFRNQSSTICDIREKSIGPENLTFDASSFDTLLNLTDQFGGCTLVPELYYNLMPEEKKQKTRHFEFPLPVREISLVYQRPYAKKRSIDILTEKIKELVKDRLITSELKPKDLSIIGID; this is encoded by the coding sequence ATGAATTTCCAGCAACTCGAATATGTATTGGCGGTAGATCAGCACAAGCATTTTGCGCAAGCTGCTGAAAGTTGTTGTGTAACACAGGCAACTTTAAGTGCTATGATTAAGAAACTGGAAGCTGAATTAAACATGGTTTTGTTCGACAGGTCGCGTCAACCAGTTAAAACTACTGAGGAAGGAGAGCAGATAATTCAACTGGCAAAAAAGATTCTTACCAACCGCAACGAGATGCTTACTTTAAATAACCAAGAGTCTCAAGGGTTGAGTGGAGTAATCCGTTTGGGGATAATCCCGACGATAGCCAATTCTTTGCTACCTATTATATTACCTACTCTATTAAAGGAGTATCCGGGTTTACACTTTAATATTACAGAGATTACTACAGAAGAACTAAAGCACCAGATAATCTCGCAAAAGATAGATATTGGTATATTGGCTTCGCCACTGGGAGACGATGTGCTCGAAGAAAATATTCTGTATTACGAAGCTATGATGGTATACGGCATACAAGAGAGTAATAAGAAATACATCTCACCTACAGATATACAGAACAAAAAGATATGGTTGTTAGAAGAAGGTAATTGTTTTAGAAACCAAAGCTCAACTATTTGCGATATTAGAGAGAAGTCTATTGGGCCAGAAAACCTCACTTTCGATGCTAGCTCATTCGATACATTATTAAATCTTACCGATCAGTTTGGTGGTTGTACATTGGTGCCAGAGCTATACTATAATTTAATGCCCGAAGAAAAGAAGCAGAAAACCAGACATTTTGAATTTCCGCTACCAGTAAGAGAAATTAGTCTTGTATACCAAAGGCCTTATGCTAAAAAGAGAAGTATAGATATTCTTACAGAAAAAATAAAAGAGCTCGTAAAAGACAGACTTATAACCAGCGAACTCAAACCCAAAGACCTTTCTATTATAGGGATTGATTGA